A single region of the Brachypodium distachyon strain Bd21 chromosome 3, Brachypodium_distachyon_v3.0, whole genome shotgun sequence genome encodes:
- the LOC100828292 gene encoding ATP synthase subunit O, mitochondrial has translation MAARHLRSGLPLLQAHLAATESAVVSQASRGLSSQAAKPAGKKIKVPEALYGGTGNYASALFLSAAKANSLDKVESEIRDVVGASRKSPMFSQFMKDPSVPKETRVKAITEIFSEAGFSDITKNFLAVLASNGRLKYVERIAERFVDLTMAHKGEVKVVVRTVIPLPEKEEKELKETLQDILGKDKTILVEQKIDYSIMGGLVIEFGQKVFDMSIKTRAKQMESFLRQPVDI, from the exons ATGGCGGCGCGGCACCTCAGATCCGGCCTCCCGCTCCTCCAAGCCCACCTCGCGGCCACCGAGTCCGCGGTCGTCTCTCAG GCATCAAGGGGATTATCATCGCAGGCGGCTAAGCCTGCCGGGAAAAAGATCAAG GTTCCAGAAGCTCTATATGGTGGCACAGGCAACTATGCCAGTGCACTGTTCCTTTCAGCAGCCAAAGCAAATTCGTTGGACAAAGTTGAGTCTGAGATTCGAGATGTTGTGGGTGCATCCAGGAAGAGCCCTATGTTTTCTCAATTCATGAAGGACCCATCAGTGCCAAAGGAAACTAGGGTGAAGGCCATAACTGAAATATTCTCTGAAGCTGGGTTTTCTGACATCACAAAGAATTTCTTGG CTGTGCTGGCATCCAATGGAAGACTGAAATATGTTGAGCGCATTGCGGAGAGATTTGTTGATTTGACCATGGCACACAAGGGGGAGGTGAAAGTTGTTGTCAGGACTGTTATT CCACTTCctgagaaggaggagaaagaaCTTAAGGAGACCTTGCAAGATATCCTTGGGAAAGACAAAACTATCTTGGTTGAACAGAAG ATTGACTACAGCATCATGGGAGGACTGGTGATTGAATTTGGGCAGAAGGTGTTTGATATGTCGATCAAGACCAGGGCGAAGCAAATGGAGTCGTTCTTGAGGCAACCCGTTGATATCTAA